The genomic region AAAACGTTTGCTAAAAACACTTTCCGCAGTAAAGGCTTTTATAACCCGCAATCCAGACATGGTTTCTTCTAAAATAGAAAGAAACGTTCCTTGTTCTTGTTGTACTTTAACCGATTGCTTTTTTAAAGATTTTCCAATTGCAGAAATTATAAAACCGGCTACGGGGATAAATACAAAAACAAACAAAGTTAGTTTGACACTAAATGCAAACATAAAAATCAAGGAAAATAGGATGGTAAGCGGTTCCCTAACAATCATCTCTAATACAGATAATATCGAATTTCTTACTTCTTCCACATCGCCACTCATTTTAGAAATGGTATCACCTTTTTTCTTTTCAGAATAAAAGGAAAGCGGTAGAGAGACAATTTTATCATACATTTTTGTACGAATGTCTTTTAAGACTCCATTTCTTAAATAGGTAATGTAAAACATTGCCAAATAATTGGATAGGTTTTTCAGTAAGAAAAGAGAAATAATAACACCCACCATTAGCATTAAAGCGTAGAAACTACCACGTTGCTCAATTAAGTCAGAAAGATAATAGTTGAGGTAATTTTGACCGTAGTCTTTAATGTTTACCAGCGTATCTACAAAACCGTTATATTCCGGTTTTGTTGCTATTGTTTTCTTGTCGTCAAAAATAACTTTTAAGACAGGAACGAGTGCCACGAAAGACAATGTGCCAAAAAGTGCGTAAAGAATATTGAAGAAGATGTTTAGATAAGCAAACTTTTTATAGGGCTTAGCAAAACGGAGTATTTTTTTGAAATAATTCATTAAAAACAGTAATAAAAATTGCTTTGTTGTTTATCTTAAAGTATGCCGCAAAGGTAAGTTTAATTATTAAAATAAGCCTGTCAAACTAAATTGACAGGCTTGATTTATTTTGTGCAAAAGAAAGCTTACTTAGGTTAGTTTAAGTTCGCTAACGATTCGATCTATTTTTTGATCCAGTTTTGCTGCGGCATCCGAATAGTTGGAAACGCTATCCAATTCTCCTTTTACAGAAAAATAGAATTTAATTTTAGGTTCGGTGCCACTGGGTCTAGCAGCTATTTTTGTACCGTCCTCAGTGTAATAAATCAATACGTTGGAAGAAGGTATGTCAATATCCTCTTTATCCCCGGTAATTAGGTTTATTCTCGTAGAGCTAAGGTAGTCTTCCAGATAATTTACTTTCGACCCGTCGATGGATTTGATAGGGTTTTCACGAAGATCGATCATCATTTGCTTGATCTCATCGGCCCCAGAAATACCTTTTTTGGTCAACGAAATTAGTTTTTCCCTGTAGAGCCCAAATTCCTCGTAGCATTTTAAAAGATCTTTATAAAAGGAACTTCCTTTAGATTTGGCATCGGCTGCAATTTCGCAAGCCAGTAGGGAAGAGGTTACCGCATCTTTATCCCTTACAAAGTCGCCAACCATATAGCCAAAACTTTCTTCGCCCCCACCGATAAATTCTTGCATCGGGAAGTCTTTTATCATTTTAGCGATCCATTTAAAGCCTGTTAAGGCTTCTTTGTAACCCACGTGATAACTTTTAGCCAAGGCTTTCATCATTGGTGTGGAGACTATGGTAGAGGCGATGAATTGATTTCCGTTAATACGATCCTCTTTTTTCCATTTTTCCAAAAGAAAACGCGTCATCAATATCATGGTTTGGTTCCCATTGAGCAATTCCATGTCACCGTCGTTATTTCTAACGGCAATTCCCATGCGATCGCTATCGGGATCCGTGCCAATAACCATATCGGCGTTTATTTCATCTGCTTTCTTTAAAGCCATGGCGAGCGCCTCTGGTTCTTCAGGATTTGGTGATTTAACCGTCGGAAAATCCCCATCGGGTTTTGCTTGCTCTTCTACAATATGCACATTGCTATAACCGGCACGTTTAAGTACTTCTGGCAATACGGTGATGGATGTCCCGTGAAGGGAGGTAAAAACGATGGAGAAATCGTTCTTTCCATTGGCTCCAAAACTACCGTTTTCCACAGAAGCTTCGATAAAAGCTTCATCTACATCTTTATCGATATACTTGATATGGGTTTCATCTGCTTTAAAATTGATGTCTTCAAAAGAGAGACTTTCAATTTCTTTTATTATTTCGTGATCCTGTGGAGGTACAATTTGTCCGCCATCTTTCCAATAAACCTTATAACCATTGTATTCTGGCGGGTTATGGGAAGCAGTAAG from Galbibacter sp. BG1 harbors:
- a CDS encoding phospho-sugar mutase encodes the protein MNSDKILKNAEAWLTDFFDLHTKKEVQELIDNNPEELNERFYKNLEFGTGGMRGTMGVGTNRINKYTLGKNTQGLSNYLKKSFPDEELKVVIAYDCRHNSDTLAKVVADVFAANGIKVFLFSELRPTPELSFAVRHLDCQCGIVLTASHNPPEYNGYKVYWKDGGQIVPPQDHEIIKEIESLSFEDINFKADETHIKYIDKDVDEAFIEASVENGSFGANGKNDFSIVFTSLHGTSITVLPEVLKRAGYSNVHIVEEQAKPDGDFPTVKSPNPEEPEALAMALKKADEINADMVIGTDPDSDRMGIAVRNNDGDMELLNGNQTMILMTRFLLEKWKKEDRINGNQFIASTIVSTPMMKALAKSYHVGYKEALTGFKWIAKMIKDFPMQEFIGGGEESFGYMVGDFVRDKDAVTSSLLACEIAADAKSKGSSFYKDLLKCYEEFGLYREKLISLTKKGISGADEIKQMMIDLRENPIKSIDGSKVNYLEDYLSSTRINLITGDKEDIDIPSSNVLIYYTEDGTKIAARPSGTEPKIKFYFSVKGELDSVSNYSDAAAKLDQKIDRIVSELKLT